A single region of the Corallococcus caeni genome encodes:
- the tal gene encoding transaldolase, translated as MNPLRQLAEFGQSVWVDNLQRSYITKGTLKKFIEEDGLKGLTSNPTIFQKAVSGSDDYQDLFDAAKGKGINGNDLYEQLAVRDVQGAADILKTVYDATKGQDGYASLEVSPRLALDTHGTLEEARRLWKTLARPNVMIKVPGTVPGVPAFEQLTSEGINVNVTLLFSQERYKEIAEAYVSGLEKLAASGGDVSRVASVASFFVSRIDAIVDKELEKKLKAGATPEQQKAMEGLSGKVAIANAKLAYRTFKEVFGSARWKALAAKGAKVQRVLWASTSTKSPKLRDVLYVEELIGRDTVNTMPPATIDAFRDHGKVRPSLEEDLPAAEATMRQLEAAGISMKTVTDELATDGIRLFSESFDQLLSAVGEKLKKT; from the coding sequence ATGAATCCGCTGCGACAGCTCGCCGAGTTCGGCCAATCCGTCTGGGTGGACAACCTCCAGCGCAGCTACATCACGAAGGGCACGCTGAAGAAGTTCATCGAGGAGGACGGCCTCAAGGGGCTCACCTCCAACCCGACCATCTTCCAGAAGGCCGTGTCGGGCAGCGACGACTACCAGGACCTCTTCGACGCGGCGAAGGGCAAGGGCATCAACGGCAACGACCTCTACGAGCAGCTGGCCGTGCGCGACGTGCAGGGCGCCGCGGACATCCTGAAGACGGTCTACGACGCGACGAAGGGCCAGGACGGCTATGCGTCGCTGGAGGTGTCCCCCCGGCTGGCGCTGGACACGCATGGCACGCTGGAGGAGGCGCGGCGGCTGTGGAAGACGCTGGCCCGGCCCAACGTGATGATCAAGGTCCCGGGCACGGTGCCGGGCGTCCCGGCCTTCGAGCAGCTCACCTCCGAGGGCATCAACGTCAACGTGACGCTGCTCTTCAGCCAGGAGCGCTACAAGGAGATCGCCGAGGCGTACGTCTCCGGCCTGGAGAAGCTCGCCGCATCCGGCGGGGACGTGAGCCGCGTGGCGAGCGTGGCGTCGTTCTTCGTCAGCCGCATCGACGCCATCGTGGACAAGGAGCTGGAGAAGAAGCTGAAGGCGGGGGCCACGCCGGAGCAGCAGAAGGCGATGGAGGGGCTGAGCGGCAAGGTGGCCATCGCCAACGCGAAGCTGGCCTACCGCACCTTCAAGGAGGTCTTCGGGAGCGCGCGCTGGAAGGCGCTCGCCGCGAAGGGGGCGAAGGTGCAGCGCGTGCTCTGGGCGAGCACCAGCACCAAGAGCCCGAAGCTGCGCGACGTGCTCTACGTGGAGGAGCTCATCGGCCGCGACACGGTGAACACCATGCCGCCCGCGACCATCGACGCGTTCCGGGACCACGGCAAGGTGCGCCCCAGCCTGGAGGAGGACCTGCCGGCGGCGGAGGCGACGATGCGCCAGCTGGAGGCAGCGGGCATCTCCATGAAGACGGTGACGGACGAGCTGGCCACGGACGGCATCCGCCTGTTCTCCGAGTCCTTCGACCAGCTGCTCTCCGCGGTGGGAGAGAAGCTGAAGAAGACCTGA